One window of the Actinomyces procaprae genome contains the following:
- a CDS encoding DUF3168 domain-containing protein: MVTPPLPVMADHIVAVEQILQAAGCRVHIGDVQEREPPLPYVMLQASPGRPVDVDVAQRQVELDETLQVTVVSSTPLNCLRDLADVRETLNGAELQVPGRRCFPLRLTGSVPVTVDREVTRADTRMPPAYAVDSWRLASTPLQEDT; this comes from the coding sequence ATGGTGACACCACCGCTGCCCGTCATGGCAGACCACATCGTCGCCGTCGAGCAGATCCTGCAAGCGGCCGGGTGCCGCGTGCACATCGGTGACGTGCAGGAGCGGGAGCCGCCCCTGCCGTACGTGATGCTCCAGGCCAGCCCCGGGCGGCCGGTAGACGTCGACGTCGCACAGCGGCAGGTGGAGCTGGACGAGACCCTACAGGTCACCGTCGTCTCCTCCACGCCGCTGAACTGCCTGCGCGACCTCGCGGACGTCCGGGAGACGTTGAACGGCGCCGAGCTGCAGGTGCCCGGACGCAGATGCTTCCCCTTGCGCCTGACTGGCAGTGTGCCGGTGACCGTGGACCGGGAGGTGACCCGGGCGGATACGCGCATGCCGCCCGCCTACGCCGTCGACTCGTGGCGGCTCGCATCCACACCACTACAGGAGGACACATGA
- a CDS encoding DUF6093 family protein, giving the protein MTGRRRRRAERLMTDHCTVTRRAARPVRDATGRESWPETTVYTGPCKVQTYEAYETTPEGAGHTYVVQRFHLHVPVSAPALTSGDIAVVDSYPRPFRVTGELAKTHLTAQRVPVDIITE; this is encoded by the coding sequence ATGACTGGTCGCCGTCGTCGGCGTGCCGAGCGGCTGATGACGGACCACTGCACGGTGACGCGTCGTGCTGCCCGGCCTGTGCGTGACGCGACGGGTCGGGAGTCATGGCCTGAGACCACGGTCTACACGGGGCCGTGCAAGGTCCAGACCTACGAGGCGTACGAGACGACGCCGGAGGGTGCGGGCCACACCTACGTGGTGCAGCGCTTCCACCTGCACGTGCCCGTGTCGGCGCCCGCGCTGACCTCCGGCGACATCGCCGTAGTCGACAGTTACCCGCGCCCGTTCCGGGTCACGGGCGAGCTGGCGAAAACTCATCTGACGGCGCAGCGGGTGCCCGTCGACATCATCACCGAGTGA
- a CDS encoding P22 phage major capsid protein family protein — protein sequence MAHTLYTPEQAASSTLAALRYLTNLPRTVRMDFAGEFVAGRGQTVNVKGPISAGTANIYTPTNRQARDEITFNDLTQTWIPVKLENQIYNAVRLPDDWATFTLSSLEQEVLIPQAESVVDQLADPLLEEMRAIKAPTASGTGADVTYNAGTALKFAADGTDALKVIARLRKVLNDRKVPTQGRTLAVGSAIAALLLTNETLVQAHSAGTTETLRQATIGTIYGFTIVEEAALPEDFAIAYNRDAFAFVTRPSRKPEGAAYGATVAKDGFSLRHIMHYNPLQLEDQSIVDTFFGAATLDAKRAVSCGLAAGD from the coding sequence ATGGCTCACACCCTTTACACCCCCGAGCAGGCCGCGTCCTCCACGCTCGCGGCCCTCCGCTACCTGACGAACCTGCCCCGCACCGTCCGCATGGACTTCGCGGGCGAGTTCGTCGCCGGCCGAGGCCAGACCGTCAACGTCAAGGGCCCCATCTCTGCCGGCACCGCCAACATCTACACGCCCACCAACCGGCAGGCCCGAGACGAGATCACCTTCAACGACCTCACCCAGACCTGGATCCCCGTCAAGCTGGAGAACCAGATCTACAACGCCGTCCGCCTCCCCGACGACTGGGCGACCTTCACCCTGTCCAGCCTGGAGCAGGAGGTTCTGATCCCACAGGCAGAGTCCGTCGTGGATCAGCTGGCGGACCCGCTCCTGGAGGAGATGCGCGCCATCAAGGCACCCACCGCCTCCGGCACCGGCGCGGACGTGACCTACAACGCCGGCACCGCGTTGAAGTTCGCCGCCGACGGCACCGACGCCCTGAAGGTGATCGCCCGCCTGCGCAAGGTGCTCAACGACCGGAAGGTGCCCACGCAGGGCCGCACGCTCGCCGTCGGCTCCGCCATCGCCGCCCTCCTGCTCACCAACGAGACCCTGGTGCAGGCACACTCCGCGGGCACCACGGAGACTCTGCGGCAGGCAACCATCGGCACCATCTACGGCTTCACCATCGTGGAGGAGGCCGCTCTGCCGGAGGACTTCGCGATTGCTTACAACCGTGACGCGTTCGCGTTCGTGACCCGGCCGTCCCGCAAGCCGGAGGGTGCCGCCTATGGTGCCACCGTCGCCAAGGACGGCTTCTCCCTGCGGCACATCATGCACTACAACCCGCTTCAGCTGGAGGACCAGTCCATCGTGGACACGTTCTTCGGTGCGGCCACCCTGGACGCGAAGCGGGCTGTGTCCTGCGGCCTCGCCGCCGGCGACTGA
- a CDS encoding phage portal protein: MRPANVTALIRDRLDEQARTARGRCDDIDALMRADTESVWEQLRAAAPAGDRKREAAQLRRLSGTPLLRLIVEETAQQMIADGVSSDSGRDTAAMWAPWERNGLPSRQGALYSAALTYGQAYILALPGTAPTVEGTAAVLSAYSPKHLHVVWGDVAEDEWPLYALRTIPQPHGRAFRLIDEDATHFLAEDESGRLEYIEARRHGLGVCPVIRYAPSADIDGVSVGEPARFKVVAERHQKSTHDRLMAQHYNSWKVRYATGLPEPGSTEEDNRQKAALSNPDLLTGGEGVTFGTLAETSLDGLLRAEQEDLNTLAAVAQKPVWSLSGAQLVNLSADAIAEARSTERLKVQSFQRALGQSHARLLRLASHIEGRTDDAADFGLHVNWQDTEARSLSQAADALGKIASQLGVPAELLWDMIPGVSPTQADMWRRYADEHPDMDALLAAHLTAQDAAGVPDA, from the coding sequence ATGCGGCCGGCGAATGTGACTGCGCTGATCCGTGACCGGCTCGACGAGCAGGCGAGGACCGCCCGCGGCCGGTGCGACGACATTGACGCGCTGATGCGCGCCGACACGGAGTCGGTGTGGGAGCAGCTGCGTGCTGCAGCCCCGGCTGGTGACCGGAAGCGTGAGGCGGCCCAGCTGCGGCGCCTGTCCGGCACTCCGCTGCTGCGGCTCATCGTGGAGGAGACCGCCCAGCAGATGATCGCCGACGGCGTGTCATCCGATAGCGGGCGGGACACGGCGGCCATGTGGGCGCCGTGGGAGCGCAACGGCCTCCCCTCCCGGCAGGGGGCCCTCTACAGTGCGGCCCTGACCTACGGGCAGGCGTACATCCTGGCCCTGCCGGGCACAGCGCCGACCGTGGAGGGGACCGCCGCCGTCCTGTCCGCCTACAGTCCCAAGCACCTGCACGTGGTGTGGGGGGATGTAGCGGAGGACGAGTGGCCCCTCTACGCGCTGCGGACGATTCCTCAGCCGCATGGGCGCGCGTTCCGGCTGATCGACGAGGACGCCACGCATTTCCTGGCGGAGGACGAGTCCGGGCGGCTCGAATACATCGAGGCCCGTCGTCACGGCCTGGGCGTGTGCCCGGTCATCCGGTACGCCCCGTCCGCTGACATTGACGGCGTGAGTGTCGGTGAGCCCGCCCGCTTCAAGGTGGTGGCCGAGCGCCACCAGAAGAGCACGCATGACCGGCTCATGGCCCAGCACTACAACTCCTGGAAGGTGCGGTATGCGACCGGCCTGCCGGAGCCGGGCAGCACGGAGGAGGACAACCGGCAGAAGGCGGCCCTGTCCAACCCGGACCTGCTCACCGGCGGCGAGGGCGTAACGTTTGGCACCCTCGCCGAAACGTCATTGGACGGGCTGCTGCGGGCCGAGCAGGAAGACCTGAACACGCTCGCCGCCGTCGCCCAGAAGCCCGTGTGGTCCCTGTCCGGCGCCCAGCTGGTGAACCTGTCCGCCGACGCCATCGCTGAGGCCCGCTCCACCGAGCGGCTCAAGGTCCAGTCGTTCCAGCGTGCCCTGGGGCAGTCTCACGCCCGCCTGCTGCGCCTCGCCTCCCACATTGAGGGGCGGACGGATGACGCCGCCGACTTCGGGCTGCACGTGAACTGGCAGGACACGGAGGCCCGCTCCCTGTCGCAGGCCGCCGACGCCCTGGGGAAGATCGCCTCCCAGCTGGGCGTGCCCGCCGAGCTGCTGTGGGACATGATCCCCGGCGTCTCCCCGACGCAGGCCGACATGTGGCGGCGGTACGCCGACGAGCACCCGGACATGGACGCCCTGCTGGCCGCCCACCTGACCGCACAGGATGCTGCTGGTGTCCCGGACGCCTGA
- a CDS encoding terminase — translation MARPRSAKPALLHDHAAEYAEIEAWYRGQLARTVPPEGLAWAPNRIGPVWDWEPGRGWLLPERTIGWQVLSWAGFWLNAAGGGPWTYTMEQARFILWFYAVDDAGRFLTPNAVLQRLKGWGKDPLAATMSAVGMIGPSVPELHPSGEVTGRAEPDAWVQILAVAQEQTANTMKLFPSLFSPECRSWYGVQVGKANVWAMDDTRQIQAVTSNPLTVEGGRPTFVLRNETQNWVASNNGHAMAGAVDGNVAKSTRERQARILDICNAYVDGRDSVAQRTREGWEKTQGPHATHADFGLLYDSLEAPESAPLTAEAVPEVVRAVRGDAVWLDEDRILKSVLDPRNPPSESRRKWFNQVAAEEDAWFNRREWDRCADTELVLDPGDELAVFFDGGKSDDATALMGCRILDGAVFTLGMWQRPPEARANGWVAPRDRIDETVRGLLDTHNVVALWADPSHTRDDETMALFWDSIIDGWHRDYGRRLRLWADGKRKGGHSVMWDMSDPQHAEAFVQQVGRTTAEVGSLELVHDGDIRLRTHVLNARRMPTKWGMSIGKNHRESRRKVDLAVAMVGARLARRTYVNSGRRRGGRGIW, via the coding sequence ATGGCGCGGCCGCGTAGCGCGAAGCCGGCACTGCTGCACGATCACGCTGCCGAGTACGCGGAGATTGAGGCCTGGTATCGGGGCCAGCTGGCGCGCACGGTGCCGCCCGAGGGGCTGGCGTGGGCGCCGAACCGGATTGGTCCCGTGTGGGACTGGGAGCCGGGGCGCGGCTGGCTGCTGCCGGAGCGGACGATCGGCTGGCAGGTGCTCTCCTGGGCCGGGTTCTGGCTGAACGCGGCTGGCGGCGGCCCGTGGACGTACACGATGGAGCAGGCCCGGTTCATCCTGTGGTTCTACGCCGTCGACGACGCGGGCCGGTTCCTCACACCGAACGCCGTGCTACAGAGGTTGAAGGGGTGGGGGAAGGATCCGCTGGCGGCGACGATGAGCGCGGTCGGCATGATTGGCCCGTCCGTGCCCGAGCTGCACCCGTCCGGTGAGGTCACTGGGCGGGCGGAGCCAGACGCGTGGGTGCAGATCCTCGCTGTCGCCCAGGAGCAGACCGCCAACACGATGAAGCTGTTCCCGTCCTTGTTCTCGCCGGAGTGCCGCTCCTGGTACGGGGTGCAGGTCGGGAAGGCGAATGTGTGGGCGATGGATGACACTCGCCAGATTCAGGCGGTGACGTCTAACCCGCTGACCGTGGAGGGCGGCCGTCCCACGTTTGTGCTCAGGAATGAGACTCAGAACTGGGTGGCGTCGAATAACGGTCACGCGATGGCGGGCGCGGTCGACGGTAACGTCGCGAAGTCGACGCGTGAGCGGCAGGCCCGCATCCTCGACATCTGCAACGCCTACGTGGACGGGCGGGACAGTGTGGCTCAGCGGACGCGTGAGGGCTGGGAGAAGACGCAGGGGCCGCACGCCACGCACGCCGACTTCGGGCTGCTGTATGACAGCCTGGAGGCGCCGGAGAGTGCGCCGCTGACTGCTGAGGCGGTACCCGAGGTTGTGCGGGCGGTCCGTGGTGACGCCGTGTGGCTTGACGAAGATCGCATTCTGAAGTCGGTGCTGGACCCGAGGAATCCGCCGTCGGAGAGTCGGCGTAAGTGGTTCAATCAGGTGGCGGCTGAGGAGGACGCGTGGTTTAACCGCCGCGAGTGGGACCGGTGCGCCGACACCGAGCTGGTGTTGGATCCTGGCGACGAGCTGGCCGTGTTCTTCGACGGCGGCAAAAGCGATGATGCGACCGCGCTCATGGGTTGCCGCATCCTGGACGGGGCCGTGTTTACGCTGGGGATGTGGCAGCGGCCGCCGGAGGCTCGCGCGAACGGGTGGGTTGCGCCGCGTGACCGGATCGATGAGACGGTGCGGGGTCTGCTGGACACGCACAACGTGGTCGCCTTGTGGGCGGACCCGTCGCACACTCGCGACGACGAGACCATGGCCCTGTTCTGGGACTCAATCATTGACGGGTGGCATCGTGACTATGGGCGGCGTCTGCGCCTGTGGGCTGACGGCAAGCGCAAGGGCGGCCACTCGGTCATGTGGGACATGTCCGACCCCCAGCATGCCGAGGCTTTCGTGCAGCAGGTTGGGCGGACGACGGCGGAGGTCGGCTCCCTGGAGCTGGTGCATGACGGCGACATCCGGCTACGGACTCACGTGCTGAACGCGCGCCGCATGCCGACGAAGTGGGGCATGAGCATTGGGAAGAATCACCGGGAATCGCGCCGGAAGGTGGACCTTGCGGTGGCGATGGTCGGTGCCCGGCTCGCCCGGAGAACGTACGTGAATAGTGGCCGCCGTCGTGGCGGTAGAGGCATCTGGTAA
- a CDS encoding bifunctional DNA primase/polymerase, whose translation MAAHRAAKLLPGVPVEMIGRARWVRRDGKRPVTVDGAPASSTDPGTWSPLRRVLGSQTGFGVGFMLGGGIGCLDLDHCLDGDGRPSAFAQRVLDACPATYVEVSPSGTGLHVFGQLPEGPGRRLPGVEVYSRARFMTVTARPYKTSAAVLGDLAEVAHALTN comes from the coding sequence GTGGCCGCGCACCGTGCCGCGAAGCTCCTGCCTGGCGTGCCGGTGGAGATGATCGGACGCGCCCGGTGGGTGCGCCGGGATGGGAAGCGGCCGGTCACGGTTGACGGCGCTCCGGCGTCGTCGACGGACCCGGGCACGTGGTCCCCGCTGCGGCGCGTGCTCGGCTCCCAGACCGGGTTCGGTGTTGGGTTCATGCTCGGCGGCGGGATCGGCTGCCTGGACCTGGACCACTGCCTCGACGGCGACGGCCGCCCGAGCGCGTTTGCCCAGCGTGTCCTGGACGCGTGCCCGGCAACCTACGTGGAGGTGTCCCCGTCTGGGACGGGGCTGCATGTGTTCGGCCAGCTTCCTGAGGGGCCGGGCCGGAGGCTTCCGGGCGTGGAGGTGTATTCACGCGCCCGGTTTATGACTGTGACCGCCCGCCCCTACAAGACGAGCGCGGCGGTTCTGGGCGACCTGGCCGAGGTCGCCCACGCGCTGACTAACTGA
- a CDS encoding HNH endonuclease, whose translation MPWSTSNRRQRLPRNWPQIRAQVLARAHGQCQAINHAPGCDGHATDIDHITPGDNHTLNNLQALSAACHLAKTARETAARNHARARLRQHPDEKHPGEI comes from the coding sequence ATGCCCTGGAGCACCAGCAACCGCCGCCAACGACTCCCCCGAAACTGGCCACAAATCCGCGCCCAAGTCCTCGCGCGCGCACACGGCCAATGCCAAGCCATCAACCACGCGCCCGGATGCGACGGCCACGCAACCGACATCGACCACATCACACCAGGCGACAACCACACCCTCAACAACCTCCAAGCCCTCTCCGCCGCCTGCCACCTAGCCAAGACCGCCCGGGAGACCGCGGCCCGCAACCACGCCCGGGCACGCCTCCGCCAGCACCCCGACGAGAAGCACCCGGGCGAAATCTGA
- a CDS encoding single-stranded DNA-binding protein codes for MTNEPIITIIGNLTADPELRFTPSGAPVASFTIASTPRTFNRQAGQWEDGTPLFMRCQVWRDAAENVAESLRKGMRVIAQGRLVQRSYTTRDGQDRTVVELQADEVGPSLRYARAQVAKTPPRGQGQPAQGQGGGGWDAPAGGAAGDPWATQGGDSVPF; via the coding sequence ATGACCAACGAGCCGATCATCACCATCATCGGCAACCTGACCGCGGACCCCGAGCTGCGGTTCACGCCGTCGGGGGCGCCGGTCGCGTCGTTCACGATCGCGTCCACGCCGCGCACCTTCAACCGGCAGGCGGGCCAGTGGGAGGACGGGACCCCGCTGTTCATGCGCTGCCAGGTCTGGCGCGACGCCGCGGAGAACGTGGCCGAGTCCCTGCGCAAGGGCATGCGCGTGATCGCGCAGGGGCGCCTCGTGCAGCGCTCCTACACCACCCGCGACGGCCAGGACCGCACCGTCGTGGAGCTGCAGGCGGACGAGGTTGGGCCGTCGCTGCGCTACGCCAGGGCGCAGGTCGCCAAGACCCCGCCACGCGGCCAGGGGCAGCCCGCGCAGGGGCAGGGCGGTGGTGGCTGGGACGCCCCCGCCGGCGGTGCCGCTGGCGACCCCTGGGCCACCCAGGGCGGCGACTCGGTGCCCTTCTAG